The Populus trichocarpa isolate Nisqually-1 chromosome 11, P.trichocarpa_v4.1, whole genome shotgun sequence genome has a segment encoding these proteins:
- the LOC112325455 gene encoding probable LRR receptor-like serine/threonine-protein kinase At1g53420 isoform X2: protein MGVICWKFYFRDKFMRERDLKGLDLKTGSFTLRQLRAATNNFDSAGKIGEGGFGSVYKGKLSDGTLIAVKQLSPKSRQGNREFVNEIGMISGLQHPNLVKLYGCCIEGDQLLLVYEYMENNSLAKALFGSETSFLMLDWPTRYKICVGIARGLAFLHEESAIRIVHRDIKGTNVLLGKDLSAKISDFGLAKLNEEENTHIMFTPLMMN, encoded by the exons ATGGGTGTCATTTGTTGGAAATTCTATTTTAGAGACAAGTTCATGAGAGAACGAG ATCTCAAGGGGCTAGATCTAAAAACTGGTTCCTTCACTTTGAGGCAGCTGAGAGCTGCCACTAACAATTTTGATTCTGCTGGAAAAATTGGAGAAGGTGGATTTGGCTCCGTATACAAG GGTAAATTGTCAGATGGAACTCTTATTGCTGTTAAGCAGCTATCTCCTAAATCCAGGCAAGGAAACCGAGAATTTGTGAATGAAATAGGCATGATATCTGGTTTACAGCATCCCAATCTTGTAAAGCTTTATGGATGCTGTATTGAAGGAGATCAGTTGCTTCTGGTGTACGAATACATGGAAAACAACTCCCTCGCCAAAGCACTTTTTG GTTCAGAAACAAGTTTTCTGATGCTGGATTGGCCAACAAGATATAAGATATGTGTTGGAATAGCCAGAGGTTTAGCATTTCTCCATGAAGAATCTGCAATCAGGATTGTTCACAGAGACATCAAAGGTACAAATGTATTACTCGGCAAAGATCTAAGTGCCAAGATATCAGACTTTGGACTAGCTAAGCTCAATGAAGAGGAGAACACTCACATCATGTTTACTCCTCTCATGATGAACTGA
- the LOC112325455 gene encoding probable LRR receptor-like serine/threonine-protein kinase At1g53420 isoform X1, with the protein MGVICWKFYFRDKFMRERDLKGLDLKTGSFTLRQLRAATNNFDSAGKIGEGGFGSVYKGKLSDGTLIAVKQLSPKSRQGNREFVNEIGMISGLQHPNLVKLYGCCIEGDQLLLVYEYMENNSLAKALFATGSETSFLMLDWPTRYKICVGIARGLAFLHEESAIRIVHRDIKGTNVLLGKDLSAKISDFGLAKLNEEENTHIMFTPLMMN; encoded by the exons ATGGGTGTCATTTGTTGGAAATTCTATTTTAGAGACAAGTTCATGAGAGAACGAG ATCTCAAGGGGCTAGATCTAAAAACTGGTTCCTTCACTTTGAGGCAGCTGAGAGCTGCCACTAACAATTTTGATTCTGCTGGAAAAATTGGAGAAGGTGGATTTGGCTCCGTATACAAG GGTAAATTGTCAGATGGAACTCTTATTGCTGTTAAGCAGCTATCTCCTAAATCCAGGCAAGGAAACCGAGAATTTGTGAATGAAATAGGCATGATATCTGGTTTACAGCATCCCAATCTTGTAAAGCTTTATGGATGCTGTATTGAAGGAGATCAGTTGCTTCTGGTGTACGAATACATGGAAAACAACTCCCTCGCCAAAGCACTTTTTG CTACAGGTTCAGAAACAAGTTTTCTGATGCTGGATTGGCCAACAAGATATAAGATATGTGTTGGAATAGCCAGAGGTTTAGCATTTCTCCATGAAGAATCTGCAATCAGGATTGTTCACAGAGACATCAAAGGTACAAATGTATTACTCGGCAAAGATCTAAGTGCCAAGATATCAGACTTTGGACTAGCTAAGCTCAATGAAGAGGAGAACACTCACATCATGTTTACTCCTCTCATGATGAACTGA